A part of Aquaspirillum sp. LM1 genomic DNA contains:
- a CDS encoding valine--tRNA ligase yields MELAKSFEPGDLENRWYARWESAGYFKPHMDLSKPSFCIQLPPPNVTGTLHMGHAFNQTIMDGLTRYHRMKGDNTSWIPGTDHAGIATQIVVERQLAEQGVNRHQLGRDAFISKVWEWKEKSGGTITSQMRRVGCSVDWEREYFTMDATRAEVVNEVFVRLFEQGLIYRGKRLVNWDPKLGTAVSDLEVVSEEEDGHMWHIRYPVVGSDDTVIVATTRPETLLGDVAVAINPNDERYQHLLGKQLQLPLTGRQIPVIADDYVDAAFGTGFVKITPAHDFNDYQVGKRHATALINVMSLEAKILAKAQVFGFDGSVQGSIDLPAAYAGLTTAEARKAMVADLDAAGLLVEVKPHKLMTPRGDRTGSVIEPLLTDQWFVAMTKASEQDPTGKSITQKAIDAVESGQVRFIPENWVNTYNQWMNNIQDWCISRQLWWGHQIPAWYDEDGKVYVGRSLEAVQAQAPGKTLRRDDDVLDTWFSSALVPFSTLGWPEDTPELRAFVPSQVLVTGYEIIFFWVARMIMMTTHFTGKVPFTDVYIHGIVRDHEGKKMSKSEGNVIDPVDLIDGIALPELVQKRTTGLRRPEKAPQIAKATEKLFPDGIPPFGADALRFTMASYASLGRSVNFDFKRAEGYRNFCNKLWNATRFVMMNVEGKDCGQDETLPLEYSFVDQWIIGRLQQCETSVTTALDTYRFDLAAQDIYEFIWNEYCDWYVELAKVQLQTGNDAQQRATRRTLVRVLEVALRLTHPIMPFITEELWQTVAPLANAKHTDSLMLAPWPVAAPEKINAQANTRMDAFKDMVNAVRNLRGEMGIGPAVKAPLFIETQDASLADYLPYLKLLCRLSEGSLVAQLPEDDAPVAMAGEARMMLKVEIDKAAETARLTKEIGKLEVELGKLTAKLEKPGYVDKAPAHLVERDKAQLVEFGDKLVKLKGQLGKLG; encoded by the coding sequence ATGGAACTTGCCAAAAGCTTTGAACCGGGTGATCTGGAAAACCGCTGGTACGCGCGCTGGGAAAGCGCCGGCTACTTCAAGCCGCACATGGACCTCAGCAAACCGTCCTTCTGCATTCAGCTGCCGCCGCCCAATGTGACCGGCACCCTGCACATGGGCCACGCCTTCAACCAGACCATCATGGACGGCCTGACCCGCTATCACCGCATGAAGGGCGACAACACCAGCTGGATTCCCGGCACCGACCACGCCGGCATCGCCACCCAGATTGTGGTGGAACGCCAACTGGCCGAACAGGGCGTCAACCGCCACCAGCTGGGCCGCGACGCCTTCATCAGCAAGGTGTGGGAGTGGAAAGAAAAATCCGGTGGCACCATCACCAGCCAGATGCGCCGCGTCGGCTGCTCGGTAGACTGGGAGCGCGAATACTTCACCATGGACGCCACCCGCGCCGAAGTGGTGAACGAAGTGTTTGTCCGCCTGTTCGAGCAAGGCCTGATCTATCGCGGCAAACGCCTGGTGAACTGGGACCCGAAACTGGGCACCGCCGTGTCTGACCTGGAAGTGGTGTCGGAAGAAGAAGACGGCCATATGTGGCATATCCGCTACCCGGTGGTGGGCAGCGATGACACAGTGATTGTGGCCACCACCCGCCCGGAAACCCTGCTGGGCGACGTGGCTGTGGCCATCAACCCCAACGACGAACGCTACCAGCACCTGCTGGGCAAACAGCTGCAACTGCCGCTGACTGGCCGCCAGATTCCGGTGATTGCCGATGACTACGTCGATGCCGCCTTTGGCACCGGCTTTGTCAAAATCACCCCGGCGCACGACTTTAACGACTATCAAGTGGGCAAGCGCCACGCCACCGCGCTGATCAATGTGATGAGCCTGGAAGCCAAAATCCTGGCCAAGGCACAAGTGTTTGGCTTTGACGGCAGCGTGCAAGGCAGCATCGACCTACCCGCCGCCTACGCCGGCCTGACCACCGCCGAAGCGCGCAAGGCCATGGTGGCCGATCTGGACGCCGCCGGCCTGCTGGTGGAAGTCAAACCGCACAAACTGATGACCCCGCGCGGCGACCGCACCGGCTCGGTGATCGAACCGCTGCTGACCGACCAATGGTTTGTTGCCATGACCAAGGCCAGCGAGCAAGACCCCACCGGCAAATCCATCACCCAGAAAGCCATCGACGCCGTTGAATCCGGCCAGGTGCGCTTTATCCCGGAAAACTGGGTGAACACCTACAACCAGTGGATGAACAACATCCAGGACTGGTGCATCAGCCGCCAACTGTGGTGGGGCCACCAGATTCCGGCCTGGTACGACGAAGACGGCAAGGTGTACGTGGGCCGCAGCCTGGAAGCCGTGCAGGCACAAGCGCCGGGCAAAACCCTGCGCCGCGACGACGACGTGCTGGACACCTGGTTCAGCTCGGCGCTGGTGCCGTTCTCCACCCTGGGCTGGCCAGAAGACACCCCGGAACTGCGCGCCTTTGTGCCCTCGCAAGTGCTGGTCACCGGCTATGAAATCATTTTCTTCTGGGTCGCCCGGATGATCATGATGACCACCCACTTCACCGGCAAAGTACCGTTTACCGACGTGTACATCCACGGCATCGTGCGCGACCACGAAGGCAAGAAGATGTCCAAGTCCGAGGGCAATGTGATTGACCCGGTGGACCTGATCGACGGCATCGCCCTGCCCGAGCTGGTGCAAAAGCGCACCACCGGCCTGCGCCGCCCGGAAAAAGCCCCACAAATCGCCAAGGCCACCGAAAAGCTGTTCCCCGATGGCATCCCGCCGTTTGGTGCCGACGCGCTGCGCTTCACCATGGCCAGCTACGCCAGCCTGGGCCGCTCGGTCAACTTTGACTTCAAACGCGCCGAAGGCTACCGCAACTTCTGCAACAAGCTGTGGAACGCCACCCGCTTTGTGATGATGAACGTGGAAGGCAAAGACTGCGGCCAGGATGAAACCCTGCCTTTAGAATACAGTTTTGTTGACCAGTGGATTATTGGCCGCCTGCAACAATGCGAAACCAGCGTCACCACCGCGCTGGACACCTACCGCTTTGACCTGGCCGCCCAGGACATCTACGAATTCATCTGGAACGAATACTGCGACTGGTACGTGGAACTGGCCAAGGTGCAACTGCAAACCGGCAACGACGCCCAGCAACGCGCCACCCGCCGCACCCTGGTGCGCGTGCTGGAAGTGGCCCTGCGCCTGACCCACCCGATCATGCCCTTCATCACCGAAGAGCTGTGGCAAACCGTCGCCCCGCTGGCCAACGCCAAGCACACCGACTCGCTGATGCTGGCCCCCTGGCCGGTGGCCGCGCCAGAGAAGATCAACGCCCAGGCCAACACGCGCATGGACGCCTTCAAGGACATGGTCAACGCCGTGCGCAACCTGCGCGGCGAAATGGGCATCGGCCCGGCAGTGAAAGCCCCGCTGTTCATCGAAACCCAGGACGCCAGCCTGGCCGATTACCTCCCCTACCTGAAACTGCTGTGCCGCCTGTCCGAAGGCAGCCTGGTGGCACAACTGCCCGAAGACGACGCTCCGGTGGCCATGGCCGGCGAAGCGCGGATGATGCTCAAGGTGGAAATCGACAAAGCCGCCGAAACCGCCCGCCTGACCAAGGAAATCGGCAAGCTGGAAGTGGAACTGGGTAAGTTGACTGCCAAGCTGGAAAAGCCTGGGTATGTGGATAAGGCTCCGGCACATCTGGTGGAGCGGGACAAGGCGCAGTTGGTGGAGTTTGGGGATAAGCTGGTGAAGTTGAAGGGGCAGTTGGGGAAGTTGGGGTGA
- a CDS encoding diguanylate cyclase, whose product MLLPPLSALVRWLALRSNRVPLLALLLTLLLSLFLTIQLVDARRQQESRARQEVQNLAALLEARLLAGIREIDVTLRSLEPNLPLAAIQGDAPSASVAHQLGQLLEQALPLASFADHLGLMNARGLLVSHTGNHGELLESLSREYFVRMRDDPGVRFIGTRLLTTPGTLSSGIVLARRLEDKNGRFAGVLVATVNQNAILKLFASISVGKHGAVAMRDETMATIARVPYFEENRPVVASRHPLVKAIMRGETGGSYSAYSIVDDESRMHAWRLLPGTRYVVLVGMAERDYLQAWYRVLYAYYAAMSALVLLGGSVAWHYRSERRDGKALQARKNVLEESEARFRNMVESLPFPLTITALHDRTLLYANARACRLFGMDPDLRNGTRLDPTQFYVDPGDRVRFFQQLAYHEQLDSAELQFQRRNGTRFWALVSAVHLTFDHQPAVLCGFHDISSRKLLEDTLRRQAQTDALTGLANRAYALERATEFCQEARRTGTPLAALMLDIDHFKKVNDSRGHACGDAALHGLAVVLEHHVRRTDLLGRLGGEEFVAFLPDTPPLQAFQLAERLRVQVASAAMPVPGEHEPVRITISIGLAMLHEGESLDALLARADEALYQAKHQGRNRVVSAEPLDEPPAAALTPET is encoded by the coding sequence ATGTTGCTTCCTCCTTTGTCTGCCCTGGTGCGCTGGCTGGCGTTACGCAGCAATCGGGTGCCGTTGCTGGCCTTGTTGCTGACGCTACTGCTCAGCCTGTTTCTGACCATTCAGCTGGTCGATGCCCGTCGCCAGCAGGAAAGCCGCGCCCGCCAGGAAGTGCAAAATCTCGCTGCGCTGCTGGAGGCGCGCCTGCTGGCGGGCATTCGCGAGATTGACGTTACCCTGCGCAGCCTGGAGCCCAACCTGCCGCTGGCGGCCATTCAAGGTGATGCGCCATCCGCCAGCGTGGCCCATCAGCTGGGGCAGTTGCTGGAACAGGCGCTGCCGCTGGCCAGTTTTGCCGACCATCTTGGCCTGATGAATGCCCGTGGCCTGTTGGTGAGCCACACCGGCAATCATGGTGAGCTGCTGGAAAGCCTGAGCCGGGAGTATTTTGTGCGCATGCGCGATGATCCAGGCGTGCGTTTTATCGGTACCCGCTTGCTGACCACGCCCGGCACGCTGTCGTCCGGGATTGTGCTGGCGCGTCGGCTGGAGGACAAAAATGGCCGGTTTGCCGGGGTGCTGGTGGCCACGGTCAACCAGAACGCCATTCTCAAGCTGTTTGCCAGCATCAGCGTGGGCAAGCATGGTGCAGTGGCCATGCGTGATGAGACCATGGCCACCATTGCCAGGGTGCCCTATTTTGAAGAAAACCGCCCGGTGGTGGCGTCGCGCCATCCGCTGGTCAAGGCCATCATGCGCGGCGAAACCGGCGGCAGCTATTCGGCGTATTCGATTGTGGACGATGAATCACGCATGCATGCCTGGCGGCTGCTGCCGGGCACCCGTTATGTGGTGCTGGTGGGCATGGCCGAGCGTGATTATCTGCAAGCCTGGTATCGCGTGCTGTATGCCTACTACGCGGCAATGAGCGCGCTGGTGCTGCTGGGCGGCAGCGTGGCCTGGCATTACCGCAGCGAACGCCGTGACGGCAAGGCGCTGCAGGCGCGCAAGAATGTGCTGGAAGAAAGCGAGGCGCGCTTTCGCAATATGGTGGAAAGCCTGCCGTTTCCGCTGACCATCACCGCCCTGCACGACCGCACCCTGCTGTACGCCAACGCCCGCGCCTGCCGCCTGTTTGGCATGGACCCCGATCTGCGCAATGGGACACGGCTGGACCCCACCCAGTTTTATGTTGATCCGGGCGATCGAGTGCGGTTTTTTCAGCAGCTGGCCTACCACGAACAGCTGGACAGCGCCGAGCTGCAGTTTCAGCGCCGCAATGGCACGCGCTTCTGGGCGCTGGTGTCGGCGGTACACCTCACCTTTGACCATCAGCCCGCCGTGCTGTGCGGTTTTCACGACATCAGCAGCCGCAAACTGCTGGAAGACACCCTGCGCCGCCAGGCGCAAACCGACGCCCTGACCGGCCTGGCCAACCGTGCCTACGCGCTGGAGCGCGCCACCGAGTTTTGCCAGGAGGCCAGACGCACGGGCACACCGCTGGCGGCGCTGATGCTGGATATTGATCACTTCAAGAAAGTGAACGACAGCCGTGGCCATGCCTGCGGTGACGCCGCGCTGCACGGCCTGGCGGTGGTGCTGGAGCATCATGTGCGCCGCACGGATTTGCTGGGCCGGCTGGGCGGCGAGGAATTTGTGGCGTTTTTGCCGGATACGCCGCCGCTGCAGGCGTTTCAGCTGGCCGAACGCCTGCGCGTGCAGGTGGCCTCCGCCGCCATGCCCGTCCCCGGTGAGCACGAGCCGGTGCGCATTACCATCAGCATTGGCCTGGCCATGCTGCACGAAGGCGAATCGCTGGATGCGCTGCTGGCCCGCGCCGACGAGGCGCTGT